A single Deinococcus sp. Leaf326 DNA region contains:
- a CDS encoding AMP-binding protein, producing MKTPLTPLDLVRRGLNVYPDRVAVTEPGGRQFTYREWGERIYRLARAVGAAGYAGAQVGVLSPNTHGGLLAYAGVPWAGAVLVPLNTRLSAEEYAFQLRHAEVRLLLVDESLEPRVRDAARDLGTEVWVLGEGEAGAAFEARLAAQDASPLPYAVHDEDDTLTINFTSGTTSSPKGVMLTHRGCLLNAAETIYTFKFDQDSVYLHTLPDFHANGWGGVWSGFGVGVTHVTLPLVRAAEAYAAIETYGVTHLCAAPTVLSMLTDPATARPLSRPVRVTTAGSPPHARTIADMNALGFHVTQAYGLTETSPLITVAELSAQQEALPTAERAPLVARQGFEMLLAGEVDVLAEDLSPVPHDGQTLGEIMVRGNLVMKGYFRNPEATARALAGGWFHTGDVAVTHPDGRIEIRDRNKDVIISGGENISSVEIEGALYAHPAVREAVVVAMPDPRWGEVPCAFVALHGGHAASPEDLTAHVRARLAGFKVPKHYEFRDELPKTASGKFQKFVLRAELWAGQERQVN from the coding sequence ATGAAGACGCCGCTGACGCCCCTCGACCTGGTCCGCCGTGGCCTGAACGTCTACCCCGACCGCGTGGCGGTGACCGAGCCGGGCGGACGGCAGTTCACCTACCGCGAGTGGGGTGAGCGCATCTACCGGCTGGCCCGCGCGGTCGGGGCGGCGGGCTACGCGGGGGCGCAGGTCGGGGTGCTGTCGCCCAACACCCACGGCGGCCTGCTGGCCTACGCGGGGGTGCCCTGGGCGGGCGCGGTCCTCGTGCCGCTCAACACGCGCCTGAGTGCCGAGGAGTACGCCTTTCAGCTGCGGCACGCCGAGGTGCGGCTGCTGCTGGTCGACGAGTCGCTGGAGCCCCGCGTACGCGACGCCGCCCGCGACCTGGGCACCGAGGTCTGGGTCCTGGGCGAGGGTGAGGCGGGGGCCGCCTTCGAGGCGAGGCTGGCCGCCCAGGACGCCTCGCCCCTGCCCTACGCGGTCCATGACGAGGACGACACCCTCACCATCAACTTCACCTCCGGCACGACGAGCAGCCCCAAAGGCGTGATGCTCACGCACCGGGGCTGCCTGCTGAACGCTGCCGAGACGATCTACACCTTCAAGTTCGACCAGGACAGCGTGTACCTGCACACCCTGCCGGACTTCCATGCCAACGGCTGGGGCGGAGTCTGGAGCGGCTTCGGGGTGGGCGTCACCCACGTCACGCTCCCGCTGGTCCGCGCCGCCGAGGCCTACGCCGCCATCGAGACCTACGGGGTCACGCACCTGTGCGCCGCGCCCACAGTCCTCTCGATGCTCACCGACCCCGCCACGGCGCGCCCGCTGTCCCGGCCCGTGCGGGTCACCACTGCCGGCAGCCCGCCGCACGCGCGGACCATCGCGGATATGAACGCTCTGGGCTTCCACGTCACGCAGGCCTACGGCCTGACCGAGACGAGCCCGCTCATCACTGTGGCCGAACTGAGCGCGCAGCAAGAAGCCCTGCCCACCGCCGAGCGCGCGCCGCTGGTCGCCCGCCAGGGGTTCGAGATGCTGCTCGCCGGCGAGGTGGACGTGCTGGCCGAGGACCTGTCCCCGGTGCCCCACGACGGCCAGACGCTGGGTGAGATCATGGTGCGCGGGAACCTCGTCATGAAGGGGTATTTCCGCAACCCGGAGGCGACCGCCAGGGCGCTGGCGGGCGGCTGGTTCCACACGGGCGACGTGGCGGTCACACACCCCGACGGCCGCATCGAGATCCGCGACCGCAACAAGGACGTGATCATCTCGGGCGGCGAGAACATCAGCAGCGTGGAGATCGAGGGTGCGCTCTACGCCCACCCGGCCGTGCGCGAGGCGGTGGTGGTCGCCATGCCCGACCCGCGCTGGGGCGAGGTGCCCTGCGCCTTCGTCGCGCTGCACGGCGGCCATGCGGCCAGTCCCGAGGACCTCACGGCGCATGTGCGCGCGCGCCTGGCGGGCTTCAAGGTGCCCAAGCACTACGAATTCCGCGACGAGTTGCCCAAGACTGCCAGCGGCAAATTCCAGAAGTTCGTGCTGCGCGCCGAGCTGTGGGCGGGCCAGGAGCGGCAGGTGAACTGA
- a CDS encoding DUF4388 domain-containing protein, which translates to MVSGDLSVFPFLPVMQMLLSSGRGGRLTVEHLRGGSLWFAPGELVHAHSGALSGPHALQLLSSLDSGTFFFVPDEPAPQRTLNLRADQALVGMLGDQEAWGTLLRVFPEWGRPLRLSSRWSDQQPVTRQQYRLLSLVRQNLTLRELIDRAGLPPRGVIDTLRPFMTGGLIEVG; encoded by the coding sequence ATGGTCAGCGGAGATCTCAGCGTCTTTCCTTTCCTGCCGGTGATGCAGATGCTGCTCTCCAGCGGGCGGGGCGGCCGACTGACTGTCGAGCACCTGCGCGGCGGCAGCTTGTGGTTCGCGCCCGGCGAGCTGGTCCACGCCCACAGCGGCGCGCTCAGCGGCCCCCACGCCCTGCAACTGCTGAGCAGCCTGGATTCGGGTACCTTCTTCTTCGTGCCCGACGAGCCGGCGCCGCAGCGCACCCTGAACCTGCGCGCCGACCAGGCCCTGGTGGGCATGCTGGGCGACCAGGAAGCCTGGGGCACGCTGCTGCGCGTCTTTCCCGAGTGGGGCCGCCCGCTGCGCCTGAGCAGCCGCTGGAGCGACCAGCAGCCTGTCACCCGCCAGCAGTACCGCCTGCTGAGCCTCGTGCGCCAGAACCTCACGCTGCGTGAGCTGATCGACCGCGCCGGCCTGCCCCCGCGCGGCGTGATCGATACCCTCCGGCCCTTCATGACCGGCGGCCTCATTGAAGTCGGCTGA